GGTTCACATGGTTCGCAACTGTTGGATTAATCCTTTTCTTTGCGCGTCCCATCCAATGAAAAAATGAATGTTTCTTCCTTAATTATCTATTTCGGGATGAAGCCCTTGTTGATCTTTTAAACAGGTTCCCATGCGAACAATTAATTTTTGATACATTTTTTCATGCGCAACAGATTGATACTCATGTTTATGGGGAGGGATATCAACATCCATATAATTATATACTTAATCGGTATTGCTAGGAACTACAAAGACATTATAGTTTAACAAAAAAACAATGTCTCAGTTAGAAGGAAGTAAATATGAATAGAAACGAAGGACGTGGCAGAGGCGGCTTTGGCGCTCCCCGTGAGATGCATAAAGTCACCTGCTCAGAATGCGGAACTGAAACTGAAGTTCCGTTCAAACCTGATGGGACACGACCTGTGTACTGCAGGGATTGTTATCAAAAACGAAAACCAAAAAGATTTTAATAAAAATGAATTGACCATCCGATTGTTCAATGTTGCCAATCATTTTTCATATAAAATCTTTTTTTCTTTATTTTTTTACTAATACGTTATATATTCCTGTTATTCTTCATCATCAGGTTCAGCTGGATCCCATGGCCGATACGGGATATCTGGCATTGGTAATGGTCCAGGTCCATTGAAACTGTATCGCATATTTTATCCCCATACTATATATGTGGTGTTTTACCTTTAAAAAACTTACGATACCTTAATTTTCTTATTCATAAACATTACATCTCTTCATATAGAAGCGGTTATAATCCAAAGAAATCTAAGTTACCAACTATTTTTCAAAGGAAATGTATAAAATACGATTCGCCTGTTCCATGCTTTATATGATCATTCGACTCGCAAAACCTGGTGATACGGAAGATCTTGCACATCATAATATACTTTGTGCTCAAGAATCCGAACATATCATTTTAGACCCAACATGCCTTGTTAGGTGTAAAAAATCTTCTTTCAGATATTCAAAAAGGATTCTATATTGTTGCAGAACAAAGCCATGAAATCATCGGACAGCTTATGATTACCTATGAATGGAGTGACTGGAAAAACACAACACAATGGTGGATTCAAAGTGTATATGTTCAAAAAAAATGGCGTAAACAAGGCCTTTTTACAAATCTTTTACAATTTACACGAGAACTCGCGGTAAAACAAAATATTAAGATTCTGCGACTCTATGTGCATGCAGATAATCATAACGCAATCCAGGTTT
The nucleotide sequence above comes from Candidatus Thermoplasmatota archaeon. Encoded proteins:
- a CDS encoding GNAT family N-acetyltransferase, whose amino-acid sequence is MLGVKNLLSDIQKGFYIVAEQSHEIIGQLMITYEWSDWKNTTQWWIQSVYVQKKWRKQGLFTNLLQFTRELAVKQNIKILRLYVHADNHNAIQVYNQSGFEKQPYIIYQHTK
- a CDS encoding CxxC-x17-CxxC domain-containing protein codes for the protein MNRNEGRGRGGFGAPREMHKVTCSECGTETEVPFKPDGTRPVYCRDCYQKRKPKRF